The Nostoc sp. 'Peltigera membranacea cyanobiont' N6 genome contains the following window.
CACTCATGCTAGGAAACAGCTTGGAACAGGTTAAAGCAACAACTTGATACACCTCATCTTCAGAGTCGCAGCAATAAAGCATATCGGCCATATCTGAGAGATATATAAGTTCGCGTTTTTTTGCCTCTAATTTCAGTGTTCTTTCTTCTAGCTGCCGATTTAGATCGGTGAGCGATCGCTGTGCTTCTATGGATTCTGTAATATCGATACTGATCCCACCGATGCGGCGATCGCCCGTTGCGCCATCGCTAAAGGGAAACTTAAAGGATAGCCAGTAGCATGGCTGTTCATCATCAGCGATCTTTATCTCTTCAATTAACTTTAAAGGGCTTAAAGTCTTCAAGACGACTCGATCGTTTTCCATTACCCGCCGCCCCTCTTCTGGATCTGTCAAGAATTCACTATCCGTTTTCCCCAACCATTCTTGTGAATTTACCGAAAACCTAGACTGTATTTCCTGGTTGTAGTAAAGCACTCTAGATTGCTCATCTTTGATATAGGCTCCAAAGGGGCCCTGATCTAGGAATAGCCTTTGTATCTGCTGGCTGCGTTGAAGTTCGCGGGTATTTTCTTGAGATTTGGCGATCGCCTCTAAAATTTGATAAGCGGTTGGTATTAGGCACAGTAATACACATAATGAGACAAATGCCATTACATCAAGTACGCCCAAGTACAACAGCGACACTGCCGAATCCGGCTCAAAAGCCGCCAAAAGGTGATGAAATCCGCAAAATATTACGAATCCACCTGATAATAAAAACGCTGGCCAAAACTTAGAAGGGATAGTTGCTTTGGTTTTGGCAAAGAAAATCCCTACTAATATAGGGATGCCAAAGTATGAAAATGCAGTGATGCCGTGAGCAATTATGCAATTCCAGTAAATAGGCTCCATTGCTGACCTGATATTAACATTTCATCCGTTTTACTATAATTCTGGGTTGTCTCAAGATGTAAGCGTAGAAAGGATGATTTCAGTACTTTATTCCTTAATTTTATGTAGCTTCCTAAAAGGCTACTCATCTCAATCCCTTATATAGCTGACTTACCAAGTGAGTAAGTTCGGGCACAATTAGTTTTTCCATCGCCAGCCGCACAGCATTACTGGAACCAGGAAGCGAGAAGATTAATTTATCTTGATAAATACCAGCAACAGCGCGAGAAGCGATCGCCCGCGAACCAATTTCTTGATAACTTAAAAAACGAAATAACTCACCAAACCCTGGCAAAGTTTTCTCCAGTAACTTCTCAATGGCATCGTAGGTGGTATCTCTTGGTGCAATACCTGTGCCACCATTAAAAATTAAAGCATCCAAATTTGAGCTTTTACCCAGATGTTCTATCTGCTCTTGAATTTGTGTTGGTTCATCTTTGATAATCGTGTAGGCTCCGACAGCATAGTTACCACCAATGAGTAACTGCTGAATTAGTTGGCCACTTTTGTCTGTTTCGGGCTTACGTGTATCGCTGACAGTAATCACAGCACAAGTTACCGTAATCCCAGGTGAATCTGGATGGGGCTGTTGTGTCATGGGTTAAGCTTTTAACTTTTGATAATGGACAATTGGGCACGGAGAATAGCGCATTCTACATGAAAAAATTACCTATGTCCTGTGCCCTATGCCCTATGTCCTATTTTTCCGCCTTGCTGAGTCCGAGATCGTTTTCTTCAGCATACCGTTCCATAAAGCGCATAAAGCGATCCCATTCTTGGGCAGATTTCATCACATAAACTGCTTCTAATGCTTCCGGTTTCCCGTTGACAAATTTACCCTTAACTTCACGGGTAATTATCTCCCCTTCTTCGTCAATCAAGTACATCCCGGTAATGTCTTCGGTGCTGCCTTGATCTAAAATCTTCGGATTGGTAAAAATAAACGTCGCTGTACCACTGTCACCAGTGCGCGATCGCGTCAAGCGCACCTCTGGAGTTACTTCTTCGTCAAGACCTTTAGAAAACTGAATTTTCGCCATGATCAATGAATTTAAACTTTTGTGATGGTTAATTTAATATTCTCTCATCAATTAGAACACCACGGTCTAGAGGCTACTGTTATTCATTTTTTTAGTGTATATACTTAAATTGGTTATTTTTACAGTAATAAATTTTATTTTTTTTGGTCTAACTATCAAGTCGTGAGGATAAGGCAGTTTCTTGATAAAAAG
Protein-coding sequences here:
- a CDS encoding diguanylate cyclase — protein: MEPIYWNCIIAHGITAFSYFGIPILVGIFFAKTKATIPSKFWPAFLLSGGFVIFCGFHHLLAAFEPDSAVSLLYLGVLDVMAFVSLCVLLCLIPTAYQILEAIAKSQENTRELQRSQQIQRLFLDQGPFGAYIKDEQSRVLYYNQEIQSRFSVNSQEWLGKTDSEFLTDPEEGRRVMENDRVVLKTLSPLKLIEEIKIADDEQPCYWLSFKFPFSDGATGDRRIGGISIDITESIEAQRSLTDLNRQLEERTLKLEAKKRELIYLSDMADMLYCCDSEDEVYQVVALTCSKLFPSMSGCVYIIANSKNYVQMNSSWGDEKSSKEIFSISQCWALRRGKLNLLSPCNSGLMCSHLIQPVNGAHLCFPLFGQGEIVGILHLYALEEISPEDQQITEIIARTLGFALNNLSIKKRLAYDNLRDGMTQLFNQSYMETILEQRLAEAERSGQPLSVIFLDIDNFKAYNSRYGHLTANIVIRGLAKLLLKSIRSFDIPCRWGGEEFVIVMPNMTLETLRKRVEQLRLDVEQMQLKDGDRILQGITASFGIAVSEPGITVTDFLNRANQAMLEAKRTGKNRVIEYVNRYN
- a CDS encoding MogA/MoaB family molybdenum cofactor biosynthesis protein, with the translated sequence MTQQPHPDSPGITVTCAVITVSDTRKPETDKSGQLIQQLLIGGNYAVGAYTIIKDEPTQIQEQIEHLGKSSNLDALIFNGGTGIAPRDTTYDAIEKLLEKTLPGFGELFRFLSYQEIGSRAIASRAVAGIYQDKLIFSLPGSSNAVRLAMEKLIVPELTHLVSQLYKGLR
- the psb28 gene encoding photosystem II reaction center protein Psb28, which gives rise to MAKIQFSKGLDEEVTPEVRLTRSRTGDSGTATFIFTNPKILDQGSTEDITGMYLIDEEGEIITREVKGKFVNGKPEALEAVYVMKSAQEWDRFMRFMERYAEENDLGLSKAEK